GACCGAAACGTTCGATGAAACGAGCCCGCGTCGTTCGGAAGATTTTCTTTCTCAGGTGGTCGAGCAATGGGAAGAGGCCGCTGGCGCCTATCCATCCGATTCCCGTTTAATCAAGCTGCGTATTAGCCTCGTGCTGGATAGAAAAAAGGGGGCTTTTCCACTGATGAAATTGCCCTACAGATTCGGGTTCGGCGGCAGAATAGGCAGCGGTCATCAATGGATGAGCTGGATTCATATTGAGGATATCGTTCGTCTGATCACGTACTGCATCCATACGAAGGAAATCGTCGGAGCAGTGAACGCATCATCACCATACCCAGTGACGAACGACCAGTTTGGGAAAACAGTGGCTCAAGTATACCACCGTCCGCATTGGTTTCCCGTTCCAGGCATTCTCGTTCAAAAGCTGCTCGGTGAGATGAGCACCCTTGTATTGGATGGCCAAAAAGTACTCCCGCGCAAAGCGCTGGAGCACGGATTTAAGTTTAACTATCCTTCGCTGAAGGAAGCGCTGGAGGAACTCCATTCTCCTCATAAGCAGCGCTAAAATGAAAAGAGGAACTCTATTTGGCGGCATCTCACCAGCTCAGAGTTCCTTTTTAGATAATCCATTTTCATTTTAGCCTATCCCTTCAGCTATCCTCTCAACTATTTCCTTATCAAAATCATCTAGTTCAGCCATTAAAAGATCATATTGTTTTATAGATTCAGAGGTGTTCAATACTCGAAGTACAGCAATACTGTAGTGTCCAAGAGTATCAATACCAAATAGCTTATTTACCTTCGGATCTCTGAACTGGCTAATATGCTTCAATTTTTCGATAATTTTTTCGTTGCAGAGCTTCTTTTTTGCTATCTGACTCATAGCATTCATCATAACCTGATTATGATGAATATCCAGACACTCCACCAATTTATCGTCACTTATCTTTCCCTCTCGTATTTCTTTTGATAAAGTAAGTAGATTCATTATTATACAATCTCCATTCAATCTAGTTTAACTGGCCCAAAGTTCTCCAAAAGATACTGCCGTTCATCCCTGTAATTGCTCCAGAGATGTTCTGCAAGATCCTTATTTCCAATTCTCTCTGCTTCTTTTATTTCCACCATATAAGCCCTAAGTTCCATGATAATTCTATTTTTGAATTCATATGTTACATCCAAACTTGGAAATCCTTTAGCCTTATCATCAAGGAAATGTTGATACTCATGTCGCAATGCACTAATTGAAGCATCCTCATATATATTCAGTTGACCAGGCTTCCCTGATCCTTTGGGAGCATACGCCATAATATCTCTATCCAAAATCCTAACTTCAACGCCCGCTTCTTGTGTGTTTTTAATAATGTTACTCCACTCTTCTGGGTGAGAAAGTCTTCCCGGACCATAAATATCCCTAAATGGGTCAGCATCATTTTTACCTAACATATTATCAGATAAACGTTTTGAAGTCCCTTCAGCTTCAACAATAGTCCCAGATTTCACCTCATATTTTATTGATGATCCCAAACCAACTTTAGGCTTAATTACTGAGCTGACTCCTCCAAATAATCCTGCTGTACCGATCATATTAGCCCAGTGTTCCTTTGACCAGGCATTTGTAGGGAATGTAGCTTCTCTGATCGTTCCATGTACACCAAAAGTCCAGAAGTTAAAAAAATCATTTGCTGAATCAAACTGCCTGGATGCTCGCTCCGCATATCCTTGATACAGGCCTTTCGGAATACCAAATGTCCAATAGTCTAAAAAACCTCCTACGGAATCATAGCGTTTTTCATACCTTTCCTCAGCAGCGTTCATGAAATCTTGACCAAGTTCCAATAAACTATCTGCCGATTTCTGAAACGCATTGCGTGTATCTGGAGCAGGAACAGCACATGCATTAGATGGAGGTGGTAAACAACTTGCGTCAATATTACCTGCTTCCATCAGATCTGCTAATCTGAATTTGTCTGCATGGTGACGCAACTCCCTCGCAATAGAATCCGTCAGGGTAACAAAGTCAGTCATATTCTTCTGAGAGACTTGAAATTGACTATAAAATTGTTGTTTAGTTGTACCATCCCATGATTGCTGCATAAAAGAAATTTGCTTCATCAATTGACTATTCATCTGAATCGCTGTTTTCTGTGCAAAGTCAAATTGCTTAGAGACGGTTATAAGTTGTTCAGGAGTCACTCTAATCGTTGTCATAATTTACCTCGGTTCAAGTTCGTTATGACATGATAGCATTATTCAAATTTAAGGAAAACATCCTTATCTCCTAATTGTTATGAGAAGGATTAACCTTTCTACCTATGTCTAAAGGCTTAAACCCTCTCCAACTCAGCAATACATCTAGCAAGCTTTTCCATACATACTAAAAAGGCCAGACGGAATATCCCATCTAACCTCTTGATAATACTTAGCTACACTAAACTCACGTACACACTGGCTACCGCAGACGAAGCCCAGCAGCCTCCAAATGATTCTCCTCCTATCGTTAACATTTTAATGAATTTCTGAACTTCTCTACTCCTCCACCGTCTTCTGTTCACCAGTCAAAGGTACAGTGTGTCCCTGTGTAATAAATTCTTTTCTATCAATTGACATAGGCAAGGAGAGCACTACCACTCTCCACAAATTCACAAATTAAAAGGACGTTACCCGGATGGATTACGTCCTCTCTTGTTAGATTAGCCGTGAAAGGTCACATTAGATTCGATTGGGTCACGACCTATACGAAAACTGTTTGCTCTAGCTTCTTTATCTGGATAACCAAAGGAAATTCCAAACAATAACTTCATGTCATCGGATACACCCAATACTTGGCGTACCGCGTCAGCGTTCATGCCCAATACTGTCTGAGGGATGCTACTAATCCCGCGCGCAGCCAGTGACAGAAGGAACGACTGGGCATACATGCCAATATCAGATGCGACACGCACATTATCTCCAAAGGAAGGCATGAATAGGAACGCAACATGCGGTGCACCGTAAAATTCAAAATTACGTAACACTGTTTTAAAACGGCCTTCATGATCCTCACGAGCTATGCCCACTGCCTCATAGTATGTTTTGGCTTGTTCTTTTTGTCGTTCAGAATAACGACCATAGTATTCTTTCATATCAAAAGTAAAATCACTTACGAATGTCCCTTTTTCAAATGCCGGTATCAAGGCCCTGCTAAGTTCCTCTTTCTTTGCGCCTGAAACGATATGAACATCCCAAGGCTGCGTATTGCAATTTGATGGGGTATACTGAGCATCCTCGAGAATCTCACGAAGCACCTCATCTTCAACTGGTGTAGAAAGAAATTGACGTATAGACTGCCGACTGCGTATAACTTCTTGAAAAGAATAATCAACCAACCCAAACATCTCCTTTTTTAATAAAATTAGTAAAAATTATTAAAACGACATTCGTTGTTTAGCAACATATTTTATTTAAACAACAAATATTGTATAGTTGATGTTAAAGTAGAATCCACTTATTCTCAATCATCAGCTTTGGTGTTTTATTGCTTAAACAACAAACCAATTTAAATGTTGCTTATGTTATAGAAAAGAGAGGGATAATATGGATGATATGAAAGTAGATCCACGTATTAAACGGACAAAAAAATTATTAATAGAATCTTTTATAAAAATAGGTCAAAAAAAGGATTTCAAAAACATTACAATAAAGGACATTACGGAGGAAGCAACTGTTAATCGTGCCACTTTTTATTCTCATTTTATTGACAAATACGATTTAGTAGATGTGGTCTTTACAGAAGATATATTAGAGCGCATTGTAAAAAATTTGAATCATCACGATTTAAATGAAGAGACTATTGTGAAAATCTTTTTAACATTAAC
This DNA window, taken from Paenibacillus kribbensis, encodes the following:
- a CDS encoding TIGR01777 family oxidoreductase, whose product is MNIIVCGGTGLVGRALVKSLLGDGYTVKVITRKPLVGHESSPRLQYMSWNELKQRPELLEGTDVVINLAGETLNQRWTDKSKQRILQSRLLSVAKLAQALNALQKKPEAIIQASAVAAYGTSLTETFDETSPRRSEDFLSQVVEQWEEAAGAYPSDSRLIKLRISLVLDRKKGAFPLMKLPYRFGFGGRIGSGHQWMSWIHIEDIVRLITYCIHTKEIVGAVNASSPYPVTNDQFGKTVAQVYHRPHWFPVPGILVQKLLGEMSTLVLDGQKVLPRKALEHGFKFNYPSLKEALEELHSPHKQR
- a CDS encoding WXG100 family type VII secretion target, with the protein product MTTIRVTPEQLITVSKQFDFAQKTAIQMNSQLMKQISFMQQSWDGTTKQQFYSQFQVSQKNMTDFVTLTDSIARELRHHADKFRLADLMEAGNIDASCLPPPSNACAVPAPDTRNAFQKSADSLLELGQDFMNAAEERYEKRYDSVGGFLDYWTFGIPKGLYQGYAERASRQFDSANDFFNFWTFGVHGTIREATFPTNAWSKEHWANMIGTAGLFGGVSSVIKPKVGLGSSIKYEVKSGTIVEAEGTSKRLSDNMLGKNDADPFRDIYGPGRLSHPEEWSNIIKNTQEAGVEVRILDRDIMAYAPKGSGKPGQLNIYEDASISALRHEYQHFLDDKAKGFPSLDVTYEFKNRIIMELRAYMVEIKEAERIGNKDLAEHLWSNYRDERQYLLENFGPVKLD
- a CDS encoding nitroreductase; its protein translation is MVDYSFQEVIRSRQSIRQFLSTPVEDEVLREILEDAQYTPSNCNTQPWDVHIVSGAKKEELSRALIPAFEKGTFVSDFTFDMKEYYGRYSERQKEQAKTYYEAVGIAREDHEGRFKTVLRNFEFYGAPHVAFLFMPSFGDNVRVASDIGMYAQSFLLSLAARGISSIPQTVLGMNADAVRQVLGVSDDMKLLFGISFGYPDKEARANSFRIGRDPIESNVTFHG